One region of Lysobacter silvisoli genomic DNA includes:
- a CDS encoding FAD-dependent oxidoreductase → MPVEAVAIDASAPAPRIAVVGGGLAGALLALRLAAQGHGVDVYERRSDPRLGGADSGRSINLGLSKRGIHALTEAGLIGEVMAMTVTMAGRVIHAPDGSTRFQPYGKDRGEVLHSIDRNELNQLLLDRAEAHPQVRLHFGHRLVGADKARRTLEFETRDGARVQAQAAWVVGADGAFSRARRELQRGERADYHQEYLEWGYKELTLKPLADGRSAIELEALHVWPRSHGLFVSHPNRDGSHTLTLFLPFEGPDSFATTRSEDEVRALFAKYFPDLVPLLPQLVEEWMAHPVGALITTRTAPWSRSDWMVLVGDACHAVYPFYGQGMNSAFEDCSALMAALARHPQDRAAAFADYERSRRPHTDTLAELSKANFVELRQKVQSPWFLARKRLDVALNRLLPRAWLPLYTMIAHTTMPYGDALARAQRQERILVGAGVGALAVVGLGAWLVLAV, encoded by the coding sequence ATGCCGGTTGAGGCCGTCGCCATCGACGCTAGCGCGCCCGCGCCGCGCATCGCCGTGGTCGGCGGCGGCCTGGCCGGCGCGCTGCTGGCGCTGCGCCTGGCCGCGCAGGGCCACGGCGTGGACGTGTACGAGCGCCGCTCCGATCCGCGCCTGGGCGGCGCCGACAGCGGCCGCTCGATCAACCTGGGTCTGTCCAAGCGCGGCATCCACGCACTGACCGAAGCGGGCCTGATCGGCGAAGTCATGGCCATGACCGTGACCATGGCCGGCCGGGTGATCCACGCGCCCGACGGCAGCACCCGCTTCCAGCCTTACGGCAAGGACCGCGGCGAAGTGTTGCACTCCATCGACCGCAACGAGCTCAACCAGCTGCTGCTGGACCGCGCCGAAGCGCATCCGCAGGTGCGCCTGCATTTCGGCCATCGTCTGGTCGGCGCGGACAAGGCCCGGCGCACCCTGGAATTCGAAACCCGCGACGGCGCGCGCGTGCAGGCGCAGGCCGCCTGGGTGGTGGGCGCCGACGGCGCGTTCTCGCGCGCGCGCCGCGAACTGCAGCGCGGCGAGCGCGCCGACTACCACCAGGAATACCTGGAGTGGGGCTACAAGGAACTCACCCTCAAGCCGCTGGCCGACGGCCGCTCGGCGATCGAGCTGGAAGCGCTGCACGTGTGGCCGCGCAGCCACGGCCTGTTCGTCTCGCATCCCAACCGTGACGGCTCGCACACGCTGACCCTGTTCCTGCCGTTCGAGGGCCCGGACAGCTTCGCCACCACGCGCAGCGAGGACGAGGTGCGCGCGCTGTTCGCCAAGTACTTCCCCGACCTGGTGCCGCTGCTGCCGCAGCTGGTCGAGGAATGGATGGCGCATCCGGTGGGCGCGTTGATCACCACGCGCACCGCGCCCTGGAGCCGCAGCGACTGGATGGTGCTGGTGGGCGATGCCTGCCACGCCGTGTATCCGTTCTACGGCCAAGGCATGAATTCGGCCTTCGAGGATTGCTCGGCGCTGATGGCCGCGCTGGCGCGGCATCCGCAGGACCGCGCCGCCGCCTTCGCCGACTACGAACGCTCGCGCCGCCCGCACACCGACACCCTGGCCGAGCTGTCCAAGGCCAACTTCGTCGAACTGCGGCAGAAGGTGCAGTCGCCCTGGTTTCTCGCGCGCAAGCGCCTGGACGTGGCGCTGAACCGGCTGCTGCCGCGCGCCTGGCTGCCGCTGTACACCATGATCGCGCATACCACCATGCCTTACGGCGACGCCTTGGCGCGCGCGCAGCGGCAGGAACGCATCCTGGTCGGCGCGGGCGTGGGCGCGCTGGCCGTGGTCGGCTTAGGGGCGTGGCTGGTGCTGGCGGTCTAG
- a CDS encoding tRNA (cytidine(34)-2'-O)-methyltransferase: MFDVILYQPEIPPNTGNAIRLCANTGARLHLIAPLGFALEDKQLKRAGLDYHEYASLRVHDSLDAALAAIAQDQGAPPRLFALSTRGRTRHDRPDYRAGDAFLFGPETRGLPEDVLASVPEPQRLRLPMRPHNRSLNLSNAVAVVVFEAWRQAGFAGGE; the protein is encoded by the coding sequence ATGTTCGACGTCATCCTCTACCAACCCGAGATCCCGCCCAACACCGGCAACGCGATCCGGCTGTGCGCCAACACCGGCGCACGCCTGCACCTGATCGCGCCGCTGGGCTTCGCCCTGGAAGACAAGCAGCTCAAGCGCGCGGGCCTGGATTACCACGAGTACGCCAGCCTGCGCGTGCACGACAGCCTGGACGCGGCGCTGGCCGCGATCGCCCAGGACCAGGGCGCGCCGCCGCGGCTGTTCGCGCTGAGCACGCGCGGGCGCACGCGCCACGACCGCCCGGATTACCGTGCCGGCGACGCCTTTTTGTTCGGTCCGGAGACCCGCGGTCTGCCCGAGGACGTGCTGGCCTCGGTGCCGGAGCCGCAGCGCCTGCGCCTGCCGATGCGGCCGCACAACCGCAGCCTGAACCTGTCCAACGCGGTGGCGGTGGTGGTGTTCGAGGCCTGGCGGCAAGCGGGTTTCGCAGGCGGAGAGTGA
- a CDS encoding DUF302 domain-containing protein, protein MKQTVSYFAAPTGMTVLRSHYSVSLTLDRLAALAEPRGLHVYARIDHARLAGERGLYMPPTQLLLLGNPLSSTVAMLERPSLAIDVPMKALAWRDQEGGTRLGTLDLDWLIQRHGLDGPVRDMGLAMSETLRSLVQAAASPDVTVHERSAAPPARRTG, encoded by the coding sequence ATGAAGCAAACCGTGTCCTACTTCGCCGCGCCCACCGGCATGACCGTGCTGCGCAGCCACTATTCCGTGTCCCTGACCCTGGACCGCCTGGCCGCGCTGGCGGAGCCGCGCGGCCTGCACGTCTACGCGCGCATCGACCACGCCCGCCTGGCCGGCGAACGCGGCCTGTATATGCCGCCGACCCAGTTGCTGCTGCTGGGCAATCCGCTCAGCTCCACCGTGGCCATGCTGGAGCGCCCCAGTCTGGCCATCGACGTGCCGATGAAGGCGCTGGCCTGGCGCGACCAAGAGGGCGGCACCCGCCTGGGCACGCTGGACCTGGACTGGCTGATCCAGCGCCACGGCCTGGACGGTCCGGTGCGCGACATGGGCCTGGCGATGAGCGAGACCTTGCGCAGCCTGGTCCAGGCCGCGGCCTCGCCCGACGTGACGGTGCACGAACGCAGCGCCGCGCCGCCGGCGCGGCGCACGGGCTAG